A portion of the Tiliqua scincoides isolate rTilSci1 chromosome 3, rTilSci1.hap2, whole genome shotgun sequence genome contains these proteins:
- the POU3F3 gene encoding POU domain, class 3, transcription factor 3: MATAASNPYLPSNSILSAGSIVHSDAGGMQPGSVAVTSVSGGGGGGGGYRGDPSAVKMVQSDFMQGAMAASNGGHMLSHAHQWVTALPHAAAAAAAAAAAAAEAGSPWSSSPVGMTGSPQQQQQQAQQQQQQQQAPDVKGGGGRDELHGAAALHHRPPPPHLGPPHQGHWGAAAAAHLPAMAGQQQQQQPLLYSQPGGFTVNGMLSPPPGSQSLVHPGLVRGDTPELGEHPGHHHHHHHHPHPHAHHPGAGAGGGLNSHDPHSDEDTPTSDDLEQFAKQFKQRRIKLGFTQADVGLALGTLYGNVFSQTTICRFEALQLSFKNMCKLKPLLNKWLEEADSSTGSPTSIDKIAAQGRKRKKRTSIEVSVKGALESHFLKCPKPSAQEITNLADSLQLEKEVVRVWFCNRRQKEKRMTPPGIQQQTPDDVYSQVGNVNSDTPPPHHGLQASVQ, translated from the coding sequence ATGGCCACGGCGGCGTCCAACCCCTACCTGCCCAGCAACAGCATCCTGTCGGCGGGCTCCATCGTGCACTCGGACGCCGGGGGGATGCAGCCGGGCAGCGTGGCCGTCACCTCGGTGTCTGGGGGcggcgggggcggcggcggctACCGGGGGGACCCGTCGGCGGTGAAGATGGTCCAGAGCGACTTCATGCAGGGCGCCATGGCGGCCAGCAACGGCGGCCACATGCTGAGCCatgcccaccagtgggtcaccgCCCTGCCCCACGCCGCagcggccgccgccgccgccgcagccgCCGCCGCGGAAGCCGGCTCGCCCTGGTCCAGCAGCCCGGTGGGCATGACGGGcagcccgcagcagcagcagcagcaggcgcagcagcaacagcagcagcagcaggcccccGACGTGAAGGGGGGCGGCGGCCGCGACGAGCTGCACGGGGCGGCGGCGCTGCACCACCGGCCTCCGCCGCCGCACCTGGGCCCCCCGCACCAGGGCCACTGGGGCGCCGCCGCTGCCGCCCACCTGCCCGCCATGGccggccagcagcagcagcagcagccgctccTGTACTCGCAGCCCGGCGGCTTCACGGTGAATGGCATGCTGAGCCCGCCGCCCGGCAGCCAGAGCCTGGTGCACCCGGGGCTGGTGCGCGGGGACACCCCGGAGCTGGGCGAGCACCcggggcaccaccaccaccaccaccaccacccgcaCCCGCACGCGCACCACCCCGGGGCGGGCGCGGGCGGCGGCCTGAACAGCCACGACCCGCACTCGGACGAGGACACGCCGACCTCCGACGACCTGGAGCAGTTCGCCAAGCAGTTCAAGCAGCGCAGGATCAAGCTGGGCTTCACGCAGGCCGACGTGGGGCTGGCGCTGGGCACCCTGTACGGGAACGTCTTCTCGCAGACCACCATCTGCCGCTTCGAGGCCCTGCAGCTCAGCTTCAAGAACATGTGCAAGCTGAAGCCGCTGCTCAACAAGTGGCTGGAGGAGGCCGACTCGTCCACCGGCAGCCCCACCAGCATCGACAAGATCGCCGCGCAGGGGCGCAAGCGGAAGAAGCGGACCTCCATCGAGGTGAGTGTCAAGGGGGCCTTGGAGAGCCACTTTCTGAAATGCCCCAAGCCCTCCGCCCAGGAGATTACGAACCTCGCGGACagcctgcagctggagaaggaggtggtcAGGGTTTGGTTTTGCAACCGGAGGCAGAAGGAGAAGCGCATGACCCCCCCGGGGATCCAGCAGCAGACCCCCGACGACGTCTACTCCCAGGTCGGCAACGTCAACTCCGACACGCCGCCCCCGCACCACGGACTCCAGGCGAGcgtgcagtga